One part of the Sulfolobus tengchongensis genome encodes these proteins:
- the fdhF gene encoding formate dehydrogenase subunit alpha has translation MEVIKTICPFCGVGCGLDLYVENNFIIRSSPSREHILSGGHVCGKGAIASEVTYAWDRLLYPLKRVKDTFIRVTWDVAIKEISSKLKEIKEKYGPESIAFYGGCQNTLEEVYSFMKLARGLGTNNIDSCARVCHEPSAMALKEAVGIGASSVAVSEILNAKNVVIAGESITESHPVISQYLVEAKRKGTKIIVIDPRVTGTAKLADMHLQINSRSDIYLFNAVANYLISNGLFDREFVVNRIENFDEFVRFIKGFTIEEAEKVTGVSKDKIIEFAKIISSKPTIFSWGLGLTQTTGVNAVKAYINLALITGNIGIEGAGLLVYRGQSNVQGSGDIAKPNVFPNGPMTEDNAKELSKVWGFLPPLKEGLSITEAFFGNKIRAMFLMNYNPAQSLPNRNRVISFLKSLDLLVVMDPFMTETAKYAHYVLPTPLWVEKEGSVTNLDRLVKWRFKAVDSPGEVKSELWIIKRIAEELGLNGFHDDPKIVFKEMKEVVRLYSNLTLDEIMDYSSNSRYPNHETVMYKERFLTPSGKAKLSLVGFDKLQGEGLILITGRNVTRYNSDELIKRIPGYSSFSSNLYINPIDAESLSIEEGEMVKVISKCGMAIFRARISNEVKPGHVFAYMHDPYVNNVVCDDFDEISKTPRYKATVVKIEKLRHKI, from the coding sequence ATGGAGGTTATAAAAACAATCTGCCCTTTTTGTGGTGTTGGATGTGGTTTAGATCTTTATGTGGAAAATAACTTCATAATCCGCTCTTCCCCCTCACGAGAGCATATTTTAAGTGGTGGTCATGTTTGCGGAAAGGGAGCTATTGCGTCTGAAGTTACCTATGCTTGGGATAGATTATTATATCCTCTAAAGAGAGTTAAGGATACTTTTATTAGGGTAACATGGGATGTCGCTATTAAAGAAATCTCTAGTAAATTAAAGGAAATTAAGGAAAAATATGGCCCAGAATCTATAGCTTTTTATGGTGGCTGTCAAAATACGCTGGAAGAAGTTTACTCTTTTATGAAGCTAGCAAGAGGCCTAGGTACCAATAATATTGATTCTTGTGCTAGAGTGTGTCATGAACCTTCTGCTATGGCTCTTAAGGAGGCAGTAGGTATTGGAGCCTCTTCTGTAGCGGTTAGCGAAATATTAAACGCTAAAAATGTTGTAATAGCTGGGGAATCAATCACAGAAAGCCATCCCGTAATTTCTCAATATTTAGTTGAGGCTAAAAGAAAAGGTACTAAAATTATCGTTATAGATCCTAGGGTTACTGGTACTGCGAAACTTGCAGACATGCACTTACAAATTAATAGTAGGTCCGATATTTACTTATTCAATGCTGTTGCAAATTATTTGATTTCAAATGGTCTTTTCGATAGGGAATTTGTAGTAAATCGAATAGAGAATTTTGATGAATTTGTGAGATTCATTAAAGGGTTTACGATTGAGGAAGCAGAGAAGGTAACCGGAGTTAGCAAGGATAAGATAATTGAATTTGCTAAAATTATCTCTAGCAAGCCAACAATATTTTCTTGGGGATTAGGTCTAACTCAAACTACTGGTGTAAATGCAGTCAAGGCTTATATCAATTTAGCTTTAATAACAGGTAATATAGGTATTGAAGGAGCAGGCTTACTGGTGTATAGAGGGCAATCTAATGTTCAAGGCTCTGGGGATATTGCAAAGCCAAACGTTTTTCCTAATGGACCTATGACAGAGGATAACGCCAAAGAATTGAGCAAAGTTTGGGGATTCCTCCCTCCACTAAAAGAGGGATTAAGTATAACTGAGGCATTCTTCGGTAATAAGATTAGGGCTATGTTTTTGATGAATTACAATCCAGCTCAAAGTTTACCGAATAGAAATAGGGTTATTAGTTTCTTAAAATCGCTGGATTTACTTGTGGTAATGGATCCATTCATGACAGAAACCGCTAAGTATGCTCATTACGTTTTGCCTACTCCTTTATGGGTTGAGAAAGAAGGCTCTGTTACAAATTTAGATAGACTAGTTAAATGGAGATTTAAGGCGGTTGATTCACCAGGAGAAGTAAAGAGTGAGTTATGGATAATTAAGAGAATTGCAGAGGAATTAGGTTTAAATGGTTTTCATGATGATCCCAAAATAGTTTTTAAGGAAATGAAGGAGGTAGTACGCCTTTATTCTAATTTGACGTTAGACGAAATTATGGATTATTCTTCAAATTCTAGATATCCTAATCACGAAACTGTAATGTATAAGGAGAGGTTCTTAACACCTAGTGGAAAAGCAAAACTGTCTTTAGTTGGGTTTGATAAGTTACAAGGTGAAGGACTAATTCTAATTACAGGCAGGAATGTTACCAGATATAACTCTGATGAATTAATAAAGAGAATTCCTGGATATTCTTCATTTAGCTCTAATCTTTATATTAACCCAATAGACGCTGAGAGCTTAAGTATTGAAGAGGGAGAAATGGTTAAGGTTATATCGAAATGTGGTATGGCGATCTTTAGAGCGAGAATTAGTAATGAGGTTAAGCCGGGTCATGTTTTCGCCTACATGCATGATCCGTATGTTAATAATGTTGTATGTGATGATTTTGATGAGATATCCAAAACCCCAAGATATAAGGCAACAGTTGTAAAGATAGAAAAATTAAGACATAAAATCTAA
- a CDS encoding SDR family oxidoreductase codes for MSEIAIVTGASKGIGRAVAKILKANNYTVISISRSRADIGDLIYEADVSDKSTVFKIVNEVLEKYGRIDVLVNNAGFGVYGSFLETDLDEEEYMIRTNFLAPIYFMKAVLPHMVSRRKGNIINIISEAAYVSTPKLIVYSGTKAGLASVTNGLWAEMKKYNIRVSGIYPGPVRTNFTSHPSFKRSNSDPFSKYAVEPEEVANAVLKAIRTGKREIYVPSKLKLDPYFLKLANLFQNFTYDLISKYFS; via the coding sequence ATGAGTGAGATTGCGATTGTTACTGGAGCTTCAAAAGGCATTGGTAGAGCTGTTGCAAAAATTCTTAAAGCAAATAATTATACGGTAATTTCAATTTCTAGGAGTAGGGCAGATATTGGAGATCTTATATATGAGGCTGATGTGAGTGACAAGAGTACGGTTTTCAAGATTGTAAATGAAGTTTTAGAAAAATATGGTAGGATTGATGTACTAGTTAATAACGCTGGTTTTGGCGTATATGGATCTTTTCTTGAAACTGATTTAGATGAAGAGGAATATATGATTAGAACCAATTTCTTGGCCCCAATATATTTCATGAAGGCGGTTCTTCCTCATATGGTATCTAGAAGAAAAGGCAATATCATTAATATAATATCAGAGGCTGCATACGTTTCCACGCCAAAATTAATAGTGTATTCCGGGACTAAAGCAGGGTTAGCAAGTGTTACTAACGGTCTTTGGGCTGAAATGAAGAAGTATAATATTAGAGTTAGTGGAATCTACCCTGGTCCAGTTAGGACTAATTTCACCTCTCATCCTTCATTTAAGAGGAGCAATAGCGATCCGTTTAGTAAGTATGCCGTAGAACCCGAAGAGGTGGCTAATGCAGTTCTAAAGGCAATAAGGACTGGTAAAAGGGAGATTTATGTTCCATCTAAATTAAAACTAGATCCCTATTTCCTTAAACTAGCCAATCTATTTCAGAACTTCACATATGATCTAATCAGCAAATATTTTAGTTAG
- a CDS encoding extracellular solute-binding protein produces MSSNKALTRAQAIVIVVIVVIAVIGGVIGYYYSTKHSATSSQITTSSTSTQSSVSNTSTGLSQGVSVYVAGAYVAILNYLANQFQNSTGIPVHVVPGGSFALASQISSETPVPANVFIPVAYIQAVELTGSRNPGWAIAFLSDQMAIVYSNYTTRSPYWSQLYSNYTMAMQTNNTKYWYNFFYLLSTKFSLGVANPNTDPEGLYAYLIFQIAGYLYANHNTSYFVDLIKANPNVKVQPSTANYVPSLKSGTLDFTFSYVSYAVSQGLEYLKLPPWLSFGYYPNETNWYSQFAYNISVNGKTLTIHGNPVYLFITVPLNASNTQVAYEFINFILQHESELSKYQVTPIYPALLFNETNNIPQPVINLVSSGELRYAGNFSEI; encoded by the coding sequence ATGTCCTCAAACAAGGCTTTAACGAGAGCACAAGCTATCGTTATTGTAGTGATTGTAGTAATAGCAGTAATAGGCGGAGTTATTGGTTATTACTATTCTACTAAACATTCAGCTACTTCCTCGCAGATTACAACTAGTTCTACATCTACACAGAGTAGTGTAAGTAATACTAGCACTGGGTTATCACAAGGAGTTTCGGTTTACGTTGCTGGAGCTTATGTTGCAATACTTAATTATTTGGCTAATCAATTTCAAAATTCTACTGGAATACCAGTCCATGTAGTACCAGGTGGATCTTTTGCACTTGCTTCTCAAATATCTTCTGAGACGCCTGTGCCTGCAAATGTTTTTATCCCAGTAGCGTATATTCAAGCTGTTGAGTTAACTGGTAGTAGAAATCCGGGCTGGGCTATTGCGTTTTTATCTGATCAGATGGCCATAGTGTATTCTAATTATACTACGAGGTCTCCCTATTGGTCCCAACTATATTCAAATTATACAATGGCTATGCAGACTAACAATACCAAGTACTGGTATAATTTCTTCTATTTACTATCTACTAAATTTAGTTTAGGAGTAGCAAATCCAAATACTGATCCAGAAGGATTGTATGCCTACTTGATATTTCAAATAGCAGGTTATCTTTACGCTAATCATAATACGAGCTATTTCGTAGATCTTATTAAGGCAAATCCTAACGTAAAAGTCCAACCTAGTACTGCAAATTACGTTCCCTCATTAAAGTCAGGTACTCTAGATTTTACCTTCTCTTATGTATCTTATGCAGTATCTCAAGGTCTAGAATACTTGAAATTACCGCCATGGCTGAGTTTTGGCTATTATCCCAATGAAACCAATTGGTATAGCCAATTCGCTTACAATATATCTGTAAATGGGAAAACTTTAACAATCCATGGAAATCCAGTATATCTTTTTATAACCGTACCTCTAAATGCCTCAAATACGCAGGTTGCATACGAGTTCATCAATTTCATATTACAGCACGAGAGTGAGCTTTCTAAGTATCAAGTCACTCCAATATATCCTGCGCTACTATTTAACGAGACAAATAATATTCCTCAACCAGTAATTAACCTAGTGAGTTCAGGGGAACTGAGATATGCGGGTAACTTTTCCGAAATTTAG